Part of the Bacillus sp. N1-1 genome, GAGGATGAATTATTACGTTCTATTCAATCTGGTATTGATCAAGCGGACGGGAAACAGTCATTTAAACATCAACGAAAAATAAAGCGATCCATTGTTTCAACGGCAGCAGCGGTTGTACTGTCAGCAACATTCCTTTCATCCAACGTATCAAATGCTCTTGCAGACGTCCCGGTTATTGGCGAAGCTTATCATGTTTTTAATGATATGGTTGGTCGGAACTTAACATCCCAACAGTTAATTACAGAACTTGATGAGAAATCGAGTGGTAAAGGGCTAGATGTGATGGTGACGAGTGCTTATTACGATGGAGCAGTGATCGGTGTATCGTTTAAAGTTGAAGGAAACGTGAAAGAAGATGAGCTTCATAAAGTGAACGGTTTCTATGAAATTTACGGAGGTAATGAGGCCATTAGTGATAGTAAAGAAATCGTTGCTTTGGAGAAAAGTGGCGATGGCTATATTGGACAAATTCAGTTAGCTTATCCAGGCAAAGAACTACCGGCCAACACCTCCTTCCCACTAGAATTTAAACGAATTGGAGAAAAAGAAGGCTCATGGAAATTCGATGTTCCGGTTGAGCAACTTCCATATGAAGAAGTGAAATTAGATGAAGTAAGATCCAATGAGCAAGCAGATGTTGCTGTTCAATTTAACTCGATCATAGAAGGTCAGGCGTCAACGGCTATCAATTATACTGGTACATTCCCGCTTGAAGGGAAGCATGATCAAGTTCGTCTTGATGTAGTGGATGAAAACGGCGAACCTGTAAACGTATCAGTGGATGGGATCGATCTAGAAACGAGTCAAGAAAATGATCAAATCGTTGTCAAAGGAAGAAGTATTATCCCTGAGAATCTAAAGGAGAGAACGGATTATATAGAGATTCATCCAAAAGTAGCGGTCAGTGGAGTAGAAGATCAATTTATACGCCTTTCAGATAAACTCCCTGTGAAAATTCAGTCGAGTAGACAGGATCATGTTATTTCAGTAAACAATATAAAAGTTGATGGGGAGAACGTTACACTGGACTTTCAAATAAACAATGGAAGAGCCGATCGGTATTTTGGATTCTATAAAGACATGGCTCGAACTGAAGTTGTGCTAGTTAAGGAAAGCAGAAAAGAGATTTATGAAGAACCACTTAAACACACGGTGAAAGTGCTCGATAAAGATAAGCTTTCTTTTAGAAGTACGTTTGATGTTAGCAACTTGAAAGATTTCAATGAAGATAACTACGTGGTAAGAGTGAGTTTAGGAACATTAAGTAGTAATTTGCCTGTCGAATTGGAACCGGTCAAAATTGAATTGAATTAAATTGCCAAGTAAGGATTGCTTGAGATCTTGAGCCGGAGTGGAGGATGTTCCACAAAATGGTGGCGTCTGTGGGAAGCGCTGATGGAGTTGATTACGTATCCAGATGGTATCGATTATCCAGAGGAAAGTGAAGCAGAGAGGTGGACTCCGTCGAAAAGAGGAGAAGGGTAAGGTGAAATCCTGTTGCTGTGCTAAATAGGTTTTGGTTACATGAAAAAGAAGTACTAGTGATGTTTCCACTAGCACTTCTTTTTATCTTATATGGATTTCGTAGCACGATTCTTCAGTATCTTTCCATCACTCATCGTGACGATATGATCCGCATAAGCTAACATTTCTTCATCATGGGTAACCGTTAGTGTCGTCATCCCAAGCGATTTCGTTACGTGCTGAATTAACGCCATGGTGTCTTTTGACTTTTTGGAATCAAGACTTGCAGTTGGCTCATCGGCAAACAGCACTGTTGGGTTGTGGATAATGGCGCGTGCGACGGCAACTCGCTGTTTTTCTCCGCCTGATAAGGAGGAAGGGTAGGCTGTAAGACGATGCGTCATTCCCACCTTTTCTAATACGTCCGTTATCTGTTTTCGCTTGTCGTGTTTGTTTATTTTCATTTCAGCCACGTCCATCATCATTGAAAGTTGTTCTTCAACTGTGAGAAAAGGAACGAGGTGGGATGACTGAAAAACAAAACCGAAATGATGCGCTCGAATGTTTCGCACCTGTTCTGATCGCATTTCAGCTAAATTCTGATTTTCAAAAAGGACGCGACCGCTTGAGAGAGGTTGAAGACCGGCAGCGATTGTCAGCAACGTGCTTTTTCCTGAA contains:
- a CDS encoding DUF4179 domain-containing protein is translated as MKENLYKDQYDKIDVPEDELLRSIQSGIDQADGKQSFKHQRKIKRSIVSTAAAVVLSATFLSSNVSNALADVPVIGEAYHVFNDMVGRNLTSQQLITELDEKSSGKGLDVMVTSAYYDGAVIGVSFKVEGNVKEDELHKVNGFYEIYGGNEAISDSKEIVALEKSGDGYIGQIQLAYPGKELPANTSFPLEFKRIGEKEGSWKFDVPVEQLPYEEVKLDEVRSNEQADVAVQFNSIIEGQASTAINYTGTFPLEGKHDQVRLDVVDENGEPVNVSVDGIDLETSQENDQIVVKGRSIIPENLKERTDYIEIHPKVAVSGVEDQFIRLSDKLPVKIQSSRQDHVISVNNIKVDGENVTLDFQINNGRADRYFGFYKDMARTEVVLVKESRKEIYEEPLKHTVKVLDKDKLSFRSTFDVSNLKDFNEDNYVVRVSLGTLSSNLPVELEPVKIELN
- a CDS encoding ABC transporter ATP-binding protein → MTHLQLEQVRKSFINGEIEEEVLKGVDLSLQKGEVTALIGASGSGKSTLLTIAAGLQPLSSGRVLFENQNLAEMRSEQVRNIRAHHFGFVFQSSHLVPFLTVEEQLSMMMDVAEMKINKHDKRKQITDVLEKVGMTHRLTAYPSSLSGGEKQRVAVARAIIHNPTVLFADEPTASLDSKKSKDTMALIQHVTKSLGMTTLTVTHDEEMLAYADHIVTMSDGKILKNRATKSI